A window from Toxoplasma gondii ME49 chromosome IX, whole genome shotgun sequence encodes these proteins:
- a CDS encoding hypothetical protein (encoded by transcript TGME49_265850) produces MEEDASFRRSNSRSSHPSPHSPPSGPRGRRAERQIFVPRCLRSPPGDLELPASSLASSFSSGRGLDATEAGVRHVEEPLDFLEAAARSKAAKRSMQGDRLRCGPRDRTMHADCVEEEEASRRQQWEVELSRRLQGRANVAPAQTPFIRLEQAQRLYHLFASDRPQKSRAEDAGGGDGGVETREGLAESEEEESEEEESEDRESDTSSSSLSLSTQGDEERAAEAVRRIQQGERNGEEKKKRKNARRETKERRQPPCPRGKRGGASPSQEEQGERRTVERGQRARRSARDALSAESRDELFFAQDPVREAVTRILAHAGTVGARASLNKLWQGHHQQGIKQLQVLLREQEGNVKREEDRRMGLLSSLAAAPHHTREGLLAAAERAVEEARRVQVELETELLQAVDDATAVYRHLREAVEAAVSGDRAKRPLRLGDAAPGRDKDQAGDSEEREEREEEEGRANEAREERGKREETKEAGTRGGWNANEGRKGVEKEGDEEERKGDAERQRRKCRQHLLALLCSILGDLQRYREQLDPPVVGSFCAASQGGFLGALAPAEFPLFSLSRSDFRGGEAAPLASVYRQLAGSCLSPSLRAAFLCYVEGVHLFPHDGLVFNQLATLCCKLQHHAQRRSAATPGADAGCPRRTRFAGGADDLDDSCAVTMQALAAVYWCLRGQLCAFPLRSTDSLTLLLQRLSAQDDSRVQQLCSGSAGGAAPSEVSVHPSEVSVHAGVWAAKAQVREHRKAALALTRNPLAVFVSLYFRLLHRLQSRIDLSQFHVHASECLSALRHLQGVWTPHAPQHEAFWLLVVLTPLLMALGSAGGCLCMQAQVAAALAEKRDAALSRRIAERGSRRDKEASAGRGDAATAEQREDANASATVRMYAAVPTSLRRVAGLERAVEKLLKVRERRANSRQRQEAERGKQAEADSQRAGNSEDREEGERQKEEGERQKEEGGGKKQGSEGEEEASEGAEEDEAAATLRLSVQLCCDIATSLTRQAISLIRRVKAKKRDNPSQAPESCQPAMVSPVLSTAQGRTSGGRGDAGAEARAMPSTESAFASSSHSLDTQDADPSTQLSTLLAPICTCIFFLRSHPRLFFSDAFASVTSLRQQVATAAVLLFPPILDEAKATQRETSILGLLRHQLPEDFLLFGLVDQPLCFPPESPYASSSSASSSPSSSSASLAASASPQECGGDKEPGPEDERSEEPKADGKREERHLCREDDEGSGEEVVLLDKPILLIPSGAQRGEPRNLASSAPSSSASSSSSSWSAVFERSETTASVETAGEVEGETAGGTHESLLAAASRRKPLFPSPSVSCTVETADVSAFFQIRCARLWTLCVDTPEFQNLYQYAHQVSLQHRDKLFLLHLEKTRERQRRQRLLERVDGREAEEQADEGGEDQPPGAEEEASGDDSGDRGGLAAEKASDERSAPGRITTADLLAQVNRSRILRTSRVVSVQQIEDRDREGAAVAAPLLQGEEGRRRQEDEVEKRREGEEPQSEKDVSCDFSPGDWVEAFANAPQEEPFLPHFLAGRQNRRRRLTKAKKTDLSEPSDEEGASLAAAPSPHASPQSPGVSAASPGVSAASPFSAPSPPAFARHLVDQELQRQAEEAAVESGLLSPPAGGVVSGSTCGESPSASSRPAKGMLLLTALPPGARGSAKREGLACRVKGEGAARLEETRRGDTAGRARPVEGRAGGRCRLPLPPGDSEEDWPLFTRDTEEEPEKATEREGERGEESERMTVVASPPNTSGDSRPEGGSGGGSGDMKPLTFARKREKEKEADKDRGVCPAFLAASPTEGRGKLIVIDGSNVAMRHGGGRTAGLTKAFSTKGIEQAVKHYTARGYTVRVFLPDYVLNYASVGEAKRMQKMTFPLKAQLATRIPDSLEALRDLMRAGLVVNTPSQDYDDSYAIMYAMKHGGCIVTNDLYRDFITKSENPHSIRRWMRLHLISFVFIEDEFIPNPDFRWPTFSPQVPETS; encoded by the exons ATggaggaagacgcgtctTTTCGGCGAAGCAATTCTCGAAGCTCTCATCCTTCTCCACACTCGCCTCCGTCTGGTCCACGAGGCCgacgcgcagagagacagattttcgttcctcgctgtctccgttctccgcCGGGCGACCTTGAGCTgcctgcttcctcgctcgcttcttccttctcttctgggAGAGGTCTCGACGCGACGGAGGCGGGAGTTCGACATGTGGAAGAGCCGCTCGACTTCCtcgaggcggcggcgaggagCAAAGCAGCGAAGCGCAGCATGCAGGGGGACCGGCTGCGGTGCGGCCCCCGCGACCGCACGATGCATGCGGActgcgtggaagaagaagaggcctCGCGGCGCCAGCAGTGGGAGGTAGAACTGTCGCGTCGGCTCCAAGGTCGCGCGAACGTCGCGCCTGCGCAGACACCCTTCATCCGCCTCGAGCAGGCGCAGCGACTGTATCACCTCTTTGCGAGCGACAGGCCGCAGAAGTCgcgagcagaagacgcgggaggcggagacggcggagtcgagacgcgcgaaggactggcagagagcgaggaggaggaaagcgaggaggaggaaagcgaggacCGAGAGAGTGACACATCCtcttcgagtctctctctgtcgacgcaGGGTGACGAGGAGCGCGCGGCAGAGGCGGTCCGACGCATCCAGCAAGGGGAGCGaaatggagaggagaagaagaagaggaagaacgcgagaagagaaacgaaagaaaggcgacagccACCCTGTCCGAGAGGGAAGCGTGGAGGAGCCTCGCCCTCGCAGGAGgagcaaggagaaagaagaactgtcgagagaggacagagagcgagaaggtcTGCGCGAGATGCACTGAGTGCCGAGTCCCGAGACGAACTGTTCTTCGCACAAGACCCGGTCAGAGAGGCCGTGACGAGAATCCTCGCTCACGCAGGAACCGTCGGCGCTCGCGCCAGTCTCAACAAGCTATGGCAAGGACACCATCAGCAAGGGATCAAGCAGCTGCAAGTCTTGCTGCGCGAGCAGGAGGGCAACgtcaagagagaagaagaccgcaGAATGGGACTCCTCAGCTCTCTGGCCGCGGCACCACACCACACGAGAGAGGGACTTCTCGCAGCTGCAGAACGCGCCGTCGAGGAAGCCAGGCGAGTTCAGGTCGAACTCGAGACTGAGCTCCTCCAGGCTGTCGACGACGCCActgcggtgtacagacacctgcgCGAGGCTGTCGAAGCCGCGGTCTCTGGGGACCGCGCCAAGAGGCCGCTCAGGCTCGGGGACGCAGCTCCTGGTCGAGACAAAGATCaagcaggagacagcgaagagagagaggagagagaagaagaggaagggagggcGAACGAAgcgcgcgaagagagaggaaaacgagaagagacaaaagaggcAGGAACAAGAGGAGGGTGGAACGCGAatgaaggaagaaaaggcgttgagaaggaaggagacgaagaggaaagaaaaggggacgcagagagacaacgaagaaagTGTAGACAGCATCTTCTTGCCCTGCTCTGTAGCATCTTGGGAGATCTACAGAGATACCG AGAGCAGCTGGACCCTCCTGTGGTTGGTTCGTTCTGCGCGGCCTCGCAAGGCGGTTTCCTCGGCGCATTGGCGCCTGCcgagtttcctcttttctccttgtcgCGAAGCGATTtccgaggaggcgaagcggcTCCGCTGGCCAGCGTCTACCGACAGCTCGCGGGgagctgtctctcgccttccctgcGCGCGGCCTTCCTCTGCTACGTTGAGGGCGTCCACCTCTTTCCCCACGATGGACTCGTCTTCAACCAACTGGCTACTCTCTGCTGCAAGCTGCAACATCATGCGCAGCGGCGGAGTGCAGCGACGCCTGGGGCAGACGCCGGATGTCCGCGCAGGACGAGGTTCGCGGGAGGCGCAGATGACCTGGACGACAGCTGCGCCGTGACCATGCAGGCGCTCGCTGCCGTCTACTGGTGCCTGCGGGGGCAGCTGTG cgCCTTTCCCCTCCGATCGACCGACTCCCTCACCCTGCTcctgcagcgtctctctgcccaAGACGACAGCCGCGTTCAACAGCTCTGCTCCGGCAGTGCAGGCGGAGCGGCCCCGAgcgaggtgtctgtacacccgagcgaggtgtctgtacacgcGGGAGTGTGGGCCGCAAAGGCGCAGGTTCGCGAGCACAGGAAGGCGGCGTTGGCGCTGACGAGGAATCCGTTGGCggtgtttgtgtctctctacTTTCGCTTGCTCCATCGTTTGCAAAGTCGGATTGACCTCTCGCAGTTCCACGTCCACGCCTCCGAGTGTCTCTCCGCGCTGCGCCACCTCCAgggtgtatggacacccCACGCGCCGCAGCATGAGGCCTTCTGGCTGCTGGTTGTGCTGACACCGTTGCTCATGGCGCTCGGCTCGGCTggcggctgtctctgcatgcaagcgcaGGTCGCTGCGGCGCTCGCGGAGAAGCGGGACGCCGCGCTGTCTCGCCGAATCGCAGAACGGGGAtcaaggagagacaaggaagcgaGCGCCGGGAGAGGAGATGCAGCGACGGCCGAGCAGCGAGAGGATGCGAACGCCTCGGCGACGGTCCGCATGTACGCGGCTGTTCCAACTTCACTCCGGCGCGTCGCGGGATTAGAACGGGCAGTCGAGAAACTCTTGAAGGTccgcgagaggcgcgcgaactctcgacagagacaggaagctgAACGCGGCAAGCAAGCCGAGGCAGACTCCCAGAGAGCAGGAAAcagtgaagacagagaagaaggagaacgccagaaagaagaaggagagcgccagaaagaagaaggagggggcAAGAAGCaaggcagcgaaggagaggaagaagccagcgaaggcgcggaagaagacgaagccgcCGCGACGCTGCGGCTGTCTGTTCAACTGTGTTGTGACATTGCGACGTCTCTTACGCGTCAGGCGATTTCTTTAATTCGCAGAgtgaaagcgaagaaacgcgacaaTCCCTCACAGGCCCCCGAAAGTTGCCAGCCTGCGATGGTTTCCCCAGTGCTCTCGACAGCGCAGGGGAGAACCTCAGGAGGACGCGGAGACGCTGGAGCCGAAGCACGCGCTATGCCGTCAACTGAGAGCGCGTTCGCGAGCAGCAGCCATTCTCTTGACACCCAGGACGCGGATCCCTCGACTCAGTTGTCTACTCTCCTCGCCCCCATCTGCAcctgcatcttctttctgcgcTCCCATCCTC gtctgtttttttctgatGCTTTTGCGAGTGTGACTTCTCTGCGACAGCAAGTGGCGACGGCGGCAGTATTGCTTTTTCCTCCAATTCTCGACGAGGCAAAGGCGACTCAGCGCGAGACGTCGATCctcggtcttcttcgccacCAGCTGCCAGAGGACTTCCTTCTTTTTGGTCTCGTGGACcagcctctctgctttccgcCTGAGTCGCCCTATGCGTCGagctcctctgcgtcttcctctccttcttcttcgtctgcttcccttGCGGCGTCCGCTTCTCCTCAGGAAtgcggaggagacaaggagcCTGGAccagaggacgagaggagcgaagagcCGAAGGCGGatggaaagcgagaagagagacattTGTGCAGAGAAGATGATGAGGGGAGTGGCGAGGAGGTAGTGCTCCTAGATAAGCCGATCCTCCTAATCCCCTCTGGAGCCCAGCGCGGCGAACCACGGAACTTAGCCagctctgcgccttcttcttccgcttcctcttcctcttcctcttggtCTGCTGTATTcgagaggagcgagacgaCAGCGAGTGTGGAGACGGCAGGGGAGGTTGAGGGGGAGACGGCGGGGGGGACGCATGAGTCTTTGCTTGCAGCAGCTTCTCGTCGAAAGCCTCTGTTCCCTTCTCCGTCGGTTTCCTGCACTGTCGAGACCGCCGacgtttctgccttctttcagATTCGCTGCGCGCGGCTCTGGACGCTCTGTGTCGATACACCTGAGTTTCAAAACTTGTACCAGTACGCCCAccaggtgtctctccagcATCGCGACAAactgtttctccttcacctcgagaagacgcgcgagcGCCAGCGCAGGCAGCGGCTGCTGGAGCGCGTGgacggaagagaggcagaggaacaggcagacgaaggaggcgaggacCAACCACCTggagcagaggaggaagcgagcgGAGACGATtcaggcgacagaggcggcTTGGCGGCGGAGAAGGCAAGCGACGAACGTTCGGCTCCAGGGCGAATCACAACGGCAGATCTTCTCGCGCAAGTGAATCGGTCGCGGATACTAAGAACAAGTCGAGTCGTCTCCGTCCAGCAGatcgaagacagagacagagaaggagcagcggTAGCCGCGCCGCTCCTCCAGGGCGAGGAAGGTCGGAGGcgacaagaagacgaagtggagaagcgcagagagggagaagaaccaCAGTCCGAGAAGGACGTTTCTTGCGACTTCTCGCCTGGCGACTGGGTTGAGGCATTTGCCAACGCCCCCCAAGAGGAGCCATTTCTCCCCCATTTCTTGGCGGGGAGACAGAATCGGCGCCGCCGCCTgacgaaagcgaaaaaaacagacctGTCAGAGCCGtcggacgaagaaggagcttctctcgccgcagCCCCGTCGCCTCACGCGTCTCCACAGTCGccaggtgtctctgcagcgtcgccaggtgtctctgcagcgtcgccgttctctgcACCCTCCCCGCCGGCTTTTGCCCGCCACCTGGTCGACCAAGAGCTGCAGCGCCAGGCTGAGGAAGCTGCAGTGGAAAGCGGCCTCTTGTCTCCGCCGGCGGGAGGCGTCGTCTCTGGCTCAACTTGTGGGGAGTCTCCCAGCGCTTCCTCGCGGCCTGCCAAAGGGATGTTGCTCCTCACCGCGCTGCCTCCAGGCGCGCGAGGGAGTGCGAAGCGCGAAGGGCTCGCCTGCCGTGTGAAGGGGGAGGGCGCTGCGCGACTCGAAGAGacgcggcgaggagacacagcggGGAGAGCGCGGCCTGTCGAAGGTCGCGCAGGAGGCCGATGCCGACTTCCCCTGCCTCCAGGAGATTCCGAAGAAGACTGGCCGCTGTTTACCCGAGACACGGAGGAAGAaccggagaaggcgacggagcgagaaggagagcgaggagaggagtcGGAGCGGATGACGGTGGTGGCGTCGCCTCCAAACACtagcggagacagcagaccgGAAGGCGGAAGCGGAGGAGGCTCTGGAGACATGAAGCCGTTGACGTTTGCtcggaaacgagaaaaagagaaggaggccgACAAGGACCGTGGGGTCTGCCCGGCGTTTCTCGCAGCATCGCCGACAGAAGGACGAGGCAAGTTGATTGTGATCGATGGCAGCAACGTAGCAATGCGCCATGGCGGCGGCAGAACTGCAGGACTGACGAAGGCGTTCTCCACCAAGGGGATCGAACAAGCCGTGAAGCACTACACCGCTCGCGGCTACACAGTCCGGGTGTTTCTCCCCGACTACGTCTTGAACTACGCGAGTGTGGGCGAGgccaagcgcatgcagaaaatgACTTTTCCTCTCAAGGCGCAACTCGCGACGCGAATTCCAGACTCCCTCGAGGCTCTGCGCGACCTCATGCGCGCTGGGCTCGTTGTCAACACACCGTCGCAAGACTACGATGACTCTTACGCCATCATG taCGCGATGAAGCACGGCGGCTGCATTGTGACCAACGACCTTTACCGAGATTTTATAACAAAGAGCGAGAATCCTCATTCGATTCGCAGATGGATGAGACTTCACTTgatttccttcgtcttcatcgAAGACGAATTCATCCCAAATCCCGACTTCAGGTGGCCAACGTTCTCTCCGCAGGTTCCGGAAACCTCCTAG